The following coding sequences are from one uncultured Desulfobacter sp. window:
- a CDS encoding PAS domain S-box protein, whose protein sequence is MQKQLENAQANERSLQLLIDSLPAQICYVSDEERFVLVNREFENVSGMAKKQVLGRQMKHVLGAKNYEKITPHIKAALSGQSGRAEFSVAAQKDLVSFYEINYVPEIDTKGRVGGFYLLTIDLTERKEAEREISSLRNYLSNIIDSMPSILIGVDKKNRVTQWNLKASQKTGVSPEVAIGRRLETVFPQFAIELDHVRTSIESRNVYYVSRHPRVESDKQIYEDITIYPLASNGIEGAVIRIDDVTEQVQMEELMIQSEKILSVGGLAAGMAHEINNPLAGMMQSANVMKNRLGGVDMPANLKVAEELGISMGDIKLFMEKREIFRMLDAIQESGSRAAEIVSNMLSFARKSDASSSSHYPDQLMDESIELAATDYDLKKQYDFKSIEIIKEYAQDLPMLLCEGAKIQQVLLNILRNGAQAMQAAKIQSPKFIIRIYKKEASGMVCMEIDDNGPGMDDATKSKVFDPFFTTKPVGVGTGLGLSVSYFIITENHKGTLTVLSEPGKGANFIIGLPVHDKTP, encoded by the coding sequence TTGCAAAAACAGCTTGAAAATGCCCAGGCCAACGAAAGAAGTTTGCAGTTGTTGATCGACAGTTTACCGGCTCAAATATGTTATGTAAGCGATGAAGAGCGGTTTGTTTTGGTGAATAGGGAATTTGAGAACGTTTCCGGCATGGCGAAAAAGCAGGTTCTCGGCCGGCAAATGAAACATGTTTTAGGGGCGAAAAATTATGAAAAAATAACCCCCCATATCAAGGCTGCACTTTCCGGACAATCAGGTCGCGCTGAGTTTTCCGTTGCCGCCCAAAAAGACCTGGTCAGCTTTTATGAAATTAATTATGTGCCGGAAATTGATACAAAAGGGCGCGTGGGTGGATTCTATCTTTTAACCATTGACTTGACCGAACGGAAAGAGGCTGAACGAGAGATTTCCAGCCTGCGAAATTATTTATCAAATATCATTGATTCCATGCCGTCGATACTCATTGGTGTGGATAAAAAAAATCGGGTTACCCAATGGAATCTCAAAGCAAGTCAGAAAACCGGCGTTTCCCCGGAGGTTGCCATAGGGCGGCGGCTTGAAACGGTTTTTCCCCAATTTGCAATTGAGCTGGATCATGTGAGGACTTCCATTGAATCAAGAAATGTATATTATGTATCACGCCATCCGAGAGTAGAGAGCGACAAGCAAATTTACGAAGATATAACAATTTATCCGCTTGCTTCCAACGGCATAGAAGGGGCTGTCATTCGGATTGATGATGTTACCGAACAGGTCCAAATGGAAGAGTTGATGATTCAATCGGAGAAAATCCTGTCGGTGGGTGGTCTTGCTGCAGGCATGGCCCATGAGATCAACAATCCACTGGCAGGCATGATGCAGAGTGCAAATGTGATGAAAAACAGATTGGGAGGCGTTGATATGCCGGCAAATCTTAAGGTGGCCGAAGAGCTTGGCATCTCCATGGGAGATATCAAGCTTTTTATGGAAAAAAGAGAAATTTTTCGTATGCTTGATGCGATTCAGGAATCCGGTTCCCGGGCCGCAGAGATTGTCAGCAATATGCTCAGCTTTGCACGGAAATCCGATGCTTCAAGCTCCTCCCATTATCCGGATCAACTCATGGATGAAAGTATTGAACTTGCTGCGACGGATTATGATCTTAAAAAACAATACGATTTTAAATCCATTGAAATAATCAAAGAGTATGCCCAGGATCTTCCCATGCTGCTCTGTGAAGGCGCAAAAATTCAGCAGGTGTTGTTGAATATTCTTCGCAACGGGGCACAGGCCATGCAAGCGGCAAAAATACAATCGCCCAAGTTTATCATCAGAATTTATAAAAAAGAGGCTTCTGGGATGGTCTGCATGGAGATCGACGACAACGGGCCTGGTATGGATGATGCAACAAAATCAAAGGTCTTCGACCCGTTTTTTACAACAAAACCTGTTGGTGTGGGTACCGGGCTTGGACTTTCGGTTTCATATTTTATAATCACCGAAAACCACAAAGGCACACTTACCGTGCTGTCGGAACCAGGAAAAGGCGCCAATTTTATTATTGGACTTCCTGTTCACGATAAAACGCCTTGA
- a CDS encoding LysM peptidoglycan-binding domain-containing protein: MNIHKLAAFIFVLFLITGCRQSNLSTSKPLTDQTLKAPPPSQCTSQLKIEGKKQTPDSDQEKIDQALELCSVAQNYWEEGSLEEALSSLDAAYARMLEIDTTDSSEVNQQKEDIRYLISKRVLEIYASRQIVVTGHHGAIPITLNDHVNAEIKRLTGPERKFFIRSLNRSCRYRPFIVQELKKAGLPEEISWLPLIESGFKTRALSPARALGLWQFIPSTGNKFGLNRNHYIDERMDPEKATRAAIDYLKELHNLFGDWTTAIAAYNCGEYRVLKTIRRQKLNYLDNFWDLYQSLPRETARYVPRFLATVHIVKNMEKYNITVDNPLKPFEYKPFDVKKQVRLSEIAKAINIDKTTLVSLNPELRHEVLPPEPYTIKIPVDHADHFMAKLDAIKTTYRQPPRYTYYRVRKGDTLSGIAGKFGTSVNAIARCNKISQKSCIGIGKVLKIPGSNYRAKTETTPKAYKTSKTITYTVRSGDNLWLIAQKFATTTKRLKAINKLSGTRLSIGQRLTIVTNDKGTGKKFSKYKVKSGDSPVRIAKKHNMSLDRLLSLNHLNKRSKIYPGQNLLVE; encoded by the coding sequence GTGAATATTCACAAACTGGCCGCATTTATCTTTGTCCTGTTCCTGATTACCGGTTGCCGGCAGTCCAATTTATCAACCAGCAAACCATTAACTGACCAGACCCTCAAAGCCCCCCCCCCGAGTCAATGCACATCCCAACTTAAAATAGAAGGAAAGAAGCAGACCCCGGACTCTGATCAGGAAAAAATAGACCAGGCCTTGGAACTTTGCAGTGTGGCTCAAAATTACTGGGAAGAAGGCAGCCTTGAAGAGGCGTTATCAAGCCTTGATGCCGCCTATGCCCGCATGCTTGAAATTGATACGACCGACAGCTCCGAAGTGAACCAACAAAAAGAGGACATCCGCTATCTTATCTCCAAACGGGTTCTTGAAATATATGCGTCCCGTCAGATTGTCGTCACCGGTCATCATGGCGCCATACCCATCACCTTGAACGATCATGTGAATGCCGAGATCAAACGCCTGACCGGGCCTGAGCGTAAATTTTTCATCCGGTCACTAAACAGGTCCTGCCGATATCGTCCATTTATCGTACAGGAACTAAAAAAAGCCGGCCTGCCCGAAGAAATTTCCTGGCTACCCCTCATTGAAAGTGGTTTTAAGACCAGGGCGTTATCGCCGGCAAGAGCGCTTGGCTTGTGGCAGTTCATACCATCAACCGGTAATAAATTCGGATTAAACCGCAATCACTATATAGACGAACGTATGGACCCAGAAAAAGCGACCCGGGCCGCCATTGATTACCTTAAGGAACTGCACAATCTTTTTGGGGACTGGACCACAGCCATTGCCGCCTATAATTGTGGTGAATACCGCGTTTTAAAGACCATTCGCAGACAAAAGCTCAACTATCTGGATAATTTCTGGGATCTATACCAAAGCCTGCCCCGAGAAACGGCAAGGTATGTACCAAGATTTTTAGCCACGGTTCATATTGTCAAGAACATGGAAAAATACAATATCACCGTTGATAATCCGCTCAAGCCATTTGAATATAAACCCTTTGATGTAAAAAAACAGGTCCGCTTAAGTGAAATTGCAAAAGCAATCAATATTGATAAAACCACACTTGTTTCTTTGAATCCGGAGCTACGCCATGAAGTCCTGCCGCCCGAACCCTATACAATCAAGATACCTGTGGACCATGCAGACCATTTTATGGCAAAGTTAGATGCAATTAAAACAACGTACCGCCAGCCGCCAAGATATACATACTACCGCGTACGAAAGGGAGATACATTATCAGGCATTGCGGGCAAATTCGGGACATCCGTCAATGCCATTGCCAGGTGCAATAAAATTTCCCAAAAAAGCTGTATTGGTATTGGCAAGGTATTGAAAATACCCGGATCCAATTATAGGGCAAAAACAGAAACAACCCCAAAGGCCTACAAAACATCAAAAACCATCACATATACCGTACGCAGTGGCGACAATCTGTGGTTGATTGCCCAGAAATTTGCAACAACCACGAAGCGGCTTAAAGCGATTAACAAATTATCCGGTACCCGGTTGAGTATTGGACAGCGCCTGACCATTGTCACCAACGACAAAGGCACCGGTAAAAAATTCTCAAAATATAAAGTTAAATCGGGCGACAGCCCTGTGCGCATTGCAAAAAAACACAACATGAGTCTTGACCGACTGCTGTCGTTAAATCATCTAAATAAGCGGAGCAAAATTTACCCCGGCCAAAATCTGCTCGTGGAATAG
- the rpmG gene encoding 50S ribosomal protein L33: protein MDRVLIALACTECKRKNYTTTKNKRKTPDKIEFKKYCKFCNKHLVHKETKIK from the coding sequence GTGGACAGAGTGCTTATTGCTCTTGCTTGTACTGAATGCAAGAGAAAAAATTATACAACGACCAAGAACAAACGCAAGACTCCGGACAAGATTGAATTTAAAAAATATTGCAAATTCTGTAATAAACATCTCGTCCACAAAGAAACAAAAATAAAATAG